One Methylomonas sp. LL1 DNA segment encodes these proteins:
- the traF gene encoding conjugative transfer signal peptidase TraF yields the protein MLGISYLALCGIAYAVGARFNSTRSIPVGLYWETNDPVEKGAYVMFCPPQREVFDLAMTRGYIGAGYCPGGYGFMMKKILAAKTDVISIGDDGVRVNDVLLPFSAPSALDGAGRPMPRFRTTKELTESEVLLMTDINAGSFDGRYFGLVERSQIKGVIRPVFTW from the coding sequence ATGCTTGGTATCTCCTATCTCGCATTATGCGGAATCGCCTACGCCGTTGGTGCGCGATTCAATTCAACACGTAGCATTCCAGTTGGCCTTTACTGGGAAACCAACGACCCGGTGGAGAAGGGTGCCTATGTAATGTTCTGTCCTCCACAACGAGAGGTCTTCGATTTAGCCATGACTAGGGGTTATATCGGTGCTGGTTACTGCCCAGGTGGATATGGATTCATGATGAAGAAAATTTTAGCGGCTAAAACGGATGTCATTTCGATTGGTGACGATGGTGTGCGAGTAAATGATGTTTTATTGCCATTTAGCGCTCCTTCTGCACTTGATGGGGCGGGACGCCCTATGCCGAGATTTAGGACCACCAAAGAATTAACTGAGTCAGAGGTTTTGCTTATGACGGATATAAACGCAGGTTCATTTGATGGTCGCTATTTCGGCTTAGTTGAACGCTCTCAAATCAAGGGTGTTATCCGCCCGGTTTTCACTTGGTAA
- a CDS encoding DNA topoisomerase 3, whose protein sequence is MQLFIAEKPDLAKAIVDGLGGGSRKDGFYDCGDSFVTWCYGHMLQLLDPEDYDPRFSKWNMDDLPISHIPWQKKPSNDKKDQLKIITTLLKQASSVVHAGDPDEEGQLLVDEILEYASCSLPVKRLLINDNNISVVKRSLASMRDNREFAGLSAAAEARSVGDQLYGYNMSRAYTLAANKAGFQGVLSVGRVQTPILGLVVRRDREFEAHTKSYYYNVIGQFAFSGLAFPARYQVVDGDPVDEKGRLSNQDHAQGVADAAKGSPAKLVSASTKKKEQHPPLPYNLLKLQTDASRKFGMKPNSVKDITQSLREKHKLITYNRSDCEYLSEDQHADAPNVLAAIAKTAPTLTLVAQRADPSLKSRAFNSSKVSAHHGIIPTEATADFSNLTDGEQKIYMLIARAYIAQFWPKHQYDQTDIILEAATHRFAVRSNVTTLSGWKALYRNDIGNEDLEGDANDIAQDLRVLKAGEGGDCTEAVASKMETKPRPLYTMATLLTDLTRVAQYVRDDRLRKLLIEKDKGKEGEHGGIGTPATRDTIIATLFDRGYLMEKGNNIISTPTGREFYDTLPDKAKYPDMTALWHEQQRAIQSGDINAITFVTELMEYIGIEVANVKQNGIGIKVAFNPCPDCGKPLRRIKKKDKNEFFWGCTGFSDGCRHAAEDKDGRPVPKQASLVSDVHKCMSCGKGLSRRPGRKKGAFWWGCSGFPTCKQTYQDVKGKPDFNISKQGGRDE, encoded by the coding sequence ATGCAATTGTTTATTGCAGAAAAGCCCGATCTGGCTAAAGCCATTGTTGATGGTTTGGGCGGGGGATCGCGCAAAGACGGTTTCTATGATTGTGGTGATAGCTTTGTGACGTGGTGCTACGGTCACATGCTGCAATTGTTGGACCCAGAGGACTACGATCCTCGTTTCAGTAAGTGGAATATGGATGATCTGCCTATTTCGCATATCCCTTGGCAGAAAAAACCGTCAAACGATAAAAAAGACCAGCTCAAGATTATCACCACATTATTAAAACAAGCCAGTAGCGTTGTACACGCGGGCGATCCAGACGAGGAAGGTCAGCTATTGGTTGATGAAATATTGGAGTATGCGTCTTGTTCGTTGCCTGTTAAACGGTTGCTCATCAATGATAACAATATCAGTGTCGTTAAGAGGTCGCTTGCGAGTATGAGGGACAATCGGGAGTTCGCCGGTTTGTCGGCGGCTGCGGAGGCCAGAAGCGTCGGAGATCAGCTATACGGTTATAACATGAGTCGTGCATATACGCTGGCCGCGAATAAGGCTGGTTTTCAAGGTGTGTTGAGTGTTGGACGAGTACAGACTCCTATCCTTGGTTTGGTTGTTAGAAGGGATAGAGAGTTTGAGGCGCATACCAAGAGCTATTACTACAATGTCATTGGACAGTTTGCTTTTAGTGGTTTGGCATTTCCTGCACGCTATCAAGTTGTTGACGGCGATCCAGTAGATGAAAAAGGTCGTCTATCGAATCAGGACCATGCACAAGGTGTCGCGGATGCCGCGAAAGGTTCGCCGGCTAAACTTGTTAGCGCTAGTACAAAAAAGAAAGAACAGCACCCTCCACTTCCTTACAACCTTTTGAAGCTCCAAACAGACGCATCGCGTAAGTTTGGGATGAAGCCGAATTCCGTTAAGGACATAACCCAATCATTGCGCGAGAAACACAAGCTGATTACATACAATCGAAGTGACTGCGAATATCTCAGTGAAGATCAACATGCCGATGCTCCGAACGTTTTGGCTGCTATTGCTAAGACGGCTCCGACGCTAACACTTGTCGCGCAAAGGGCCGATCCGTCACTAAAGAGCCGTGCATTCAATTCGTCGAAGGTTAGCGCCCACCACGGCATCATTCCCACTGAGGCGACCGCCGATTTTTCTAATCTGACTGATGGCGAGCAGAAGATATACATGCTCATTGCCCGTGCCTATATCGCGCAATTCTGGCCCAAGCATCAATACGATCAAACCGATATTATTCTTGAAGCCGCTACGCATCGGTTTGCTGTTCGCTCGAACGTCACTACCTTGTCGGGATGGAAGGCGTTATATCGAAACGATATAGGTAATGAGGATCTGGAGGGTGATGCAAACGACATAGCTCAGGATCTTCGCGTGTTAAAGGCAGGCGAGGGCGGCGATTGTACGGAAGCCGTTGCAAGTAAGATGGAAACGAAGCCGCGACCACTGTACACAATGGCCACCCTGTTAACAGACCTTACTCGCGTCGCTCAATATGTTCGGGATGATCGTCTACGAAAGCTCCTTATCGAAAAGGACAAGGGCAAGGAAGGCGAGCATGGTGGTATTGGTACTCCGGCGACACGTGACACCATCATTGCTACTTTGTTTGATCGTGGCTATCTGATGGAAAAGGGTAACAACATTATAAGCACTCCTACAGGGCGAGAGTTTTACGACACTTTGCCCGATAAAGCTAAATATCCCGATATGACCGCTCTATGGCACGAACAGCAAAGAGCTATCCAAAGCGGCGACATCAATGCGATTACTTTTGTCACTGAGTTGATGGAGTACATCGGTATAGAGGTGGCTAACGTCAAGCAGAATGGCATTGGGATCAAAGTTGCTTTCAATCCTTGTCCGGATTGCGGAAAGCCTTTGCGCCGGATTAAGAAAAAGGACAAAAACGAATTTTTCTGGGGCTGTACTGGGTTCTCTGATGGGTGCCGGCATGCCGCTGAAGACAAGGATGGTCGGCCTGTCCCCAAACAAGCGTCTCTAGTGTCTGATGTTCATAAATGCATGTCATGTGGAAAGGGCTTGTCGAGGCGGCCAGGGCGAAAAAAGGGAGCGTTTTGGTGGGGGTGTAGTGGGTTTCCAACGTGCAAGCAGACGTATCAAGACGTTAAAGGAAAACCGGATTTTAACATTAGTAAACAGGGTGGACGTGATGAGTAA
- a CDS encoding conjugal transfer protein TraD translates to MSNGDGVNDLNVDTELEMELEVDAVDVVGVKLLDAMVPGSVVDFDPDEAERLGAFNEDALNEADALESRIDSVNHE, encoded by the coding sequence ATGAGTAACGGTGACGGTGTAAATGATTTGAATGTCGATACGGAATTAGAAATGGAGTTAGAGGTTGATGCGGTCGACGTAGTGGGGGTGAAGCTGCTTGATGCTATGGTGCCTGGTTCTGTCGTGGACTTCGATCCTGACGAAGCCGAACGGCTTGGTGCATTCAATGAGGACGCCTTAAATGAGGCTGATGCATTAGAAAGCCGTATCGATTCAGTAAATCATGAATAG